From a single Mangifera indica cultivar Alphonso unplaced genomic scaffold, CATAS_Mindica_2.1 Un_0073, whole genome shotgun sequence genomic region:
- the LOC123207344 gene encoding uncharacterized protein LOC123207344 encodes MNQAIRSFTANPLTVLSSPLPYRFGQKASVVKFRQLTTQYRRPENSSSMESKEKKDPNNTQEKSGDVMSHSFGEGYSTRSDEEGFGGTCGSNQFLPKDESEKGIHENHPAYDKTQGSEVKEKEKGRHQTQASN; translated from the exons ATGAATCAAGCTATCAGATCATTTACAGCCAATCCACTAACAGTTCTCTCGTCTCCTCTTCCATATAGATTTGGCCAAAAAGCTTCAGTAGTTAAATTTAGGCAGCTAACTACTCAGTATAGGCGACCTGAGAATTCATCAAGCATGGAaagtaaagagaaaaaggaCCCCAATAACACGCAAGAGAAATCAGG GGACGTGATGTCTCATTCATTTGGAGAGGGATATTCTACGAGGTCTGATGAAGAAGGGTTTGGTGGGACCTGTGGAAGCAATCAGTTCCTTCCTAAAGATGAATCAGAGAAAGGAATTCATGAAAATCACCCAG CTTATGACAAGACCCAAGGAAGCGAAGTGAAGGAGAAGGAAAAGGGTCGGCATCAGACCCAAGCATCAAACTAG